From the Flavobacterium galactosidilyticum genome, one window contains:
- a CDS encoding SDR family NAD(P)-dependent oxidoreductase produces the protein MLQSKNILVTGCSRGLGLEIIKELLLNGANVYGVSRTLTPEFNSLLKQYSGRVFFKKFDLYATNEVEVKIFKEWLNNKIAIHGFVNNAAVAYDDIITNMNVDLLESMFKVNVFSPLLAVKSVLRNMIFNRTKGSIVHVSSISVHTGYKGLSMYAGSKGALEAFSKNTAREWGEKQIRSNCLVAGFMETEMSGTLSDEQRNRIFKRTSLKVPTTLNSVAKTICFLLSDGAESITGQNIHVDSGTI, from the coding sequence ATGTTACAAAGTAAAAATATTTTAGTTACAGGATGTTCCAGAGGACTTGGTTTAGAGATAATCAAAGAACTTCTTCTTAATGGTGCAAATGTTTATGGGGTTAGCAGAACCCTTACGCCGGAGTTTAATTCACTTCTTAAGCAATATAGTGGAAGAGTATTTTTTAAAAAATTTGACTTGTATGCTACTAATGAGGTAGAAGTTAAAATTTTTAAAGAATGGCTTAATAATAAAATTGCCATTCATGGTTTTGTAAATAATGCAGCTGTTGCATACGATGATATTATTACAAATATGAATGTGGACTTATTGGAATCTATGTTTAAAGTCAATGTGTTCAGTCCATTACTTGCGGTTAAATCTGTGTTGCGCAATATGATATTTAATCGTACTAAAGGTAGTATTGTTCATGTCTCATCTATAAGTGTTCATACGGGTTATAAAGGTTTGTCAATGTATGCCGGTTCTAAAGGGGCTTTAGAGGCTTTTTCGAAAAATACAGCAAGAGAATGGGGAGAAAAGCAAATAAGAAGTAATTGTCTCGTAGCCGGATTTATGGAAACGGAAATGAGTGGAACACTTTCAGATGAACAGAGAAATAGAATTTTCAAAAGAACATCATTGAAAGTACCTACAACATTAAATTCGGTCGCCAAGACAATCTGTTTTTTACTTTCTGATGGTGCGGAATCCATTACTGGACAAAATATTCACGTTGATTCTGGGACAATTTAA
- a CDS encoding sugar transferase: MYKFFFKRIIDFVLALLGLCLLSPLFIVVTIGLYIANQGKPFFFQFRPGLNGVIFKIIKFKTMNDKKDHDGNLLSDDYRLTNIGKFVRKTSLDEIPQLLNVLKGDMSLIGPRPLLPEYLPLYNNIQCRRHEVKPGITGWAQVNGRNAISWEKKFEYDVWYVNHVSLILDIKIYFLTLKKVFLREGINMEGQVTTEAFKGNN, translated from the coding sequence ATGTATAAGTTTTTTTTTAAAAGAATAATTGATTTTGTTTTAGCGTTGTTGGGTTTATGTTTATTAAGTCCTTTGTTTATAGTGGTGACAATTGGATTGTATATTGCAAATCAAGGAAAACCTTTTTTCTTTCAATTTCGTCCTGGACTAAATGGAGTAATCTTTAAGATTATTAAATTTAAAACAATGAATGATAAAAAAGATCATGATGGGAATCTATTATCTGATGATTATCGATTAACTAACATTGGTAAATTTGTTCGTAAAACATCTTTAGATGAAATACCTCAATTGTTAAATGTTTTAAAAGGAGATATGAGTTTAATAGGGCCAAGACCTTTATTGCCTGAATATTTGCCTTTATACAATAATATACAATGTCGAAGGCATGAAGTTAAACCAGGAATTACTGGTTGGGCGCAAGTTAATGGTAGGAATGCAATTAGTTGGGAGAAAAAATTTGAATATGATGTTTGGTATGTTAATCATGTTAGTTTGATATTAGATATTAAAATATATTTTTTAACTTTAAAAAAAGTATTTTTAAGAGAAGGAATAAATATGGAAGGGCAAGTTACAACAGAAGCATTTAAAGGAAATAATTAA
- a CDS encoding serine acetyltransferase, whose amino-acid sequence MEDILIIGASGLGKEVAYYIKSINKINPRFKIIGFIDDNPNVLGSDIIYGIKVVGNLSDILSNRIEVKNICIAIANNTVRTSIVEKLKDMNFIFPNIIDPSVDFDNSNRIGLGNIIGHHVMFTCNISIGNFNILNGTSGFGHDVTIGDFNLFGPRTSISGCVKIGKLNTFNLNSSIIQNITVGDRNTVNLHSCLFKSIKDDGVYFGVPAMKQKF is encoded by the coding sequence ATGGAAGATATATTAATAATAGGCGCAAGCGGGTTGGGAAAAGAAGTGGCTTATTATATCAAATCGATAAATAAAATAAATCCTAGGTTTAAAATTATAGGTTTTATAGACGACAATCCTAATGTTCTCGGAAGCGATATAATTTATGGGATAAAAGTTGTTGGTAATTTAAGTGATATATTAAGTAATAGAATCGAAGTTAAAAATATTTGTATCGCAATAGCTAATAATACTGTAAGAACTTCTATTGTTGAAAAACTTAAAGACATGAATTTTATTTTTCCAAATATCATTGATCCGTCCGTTGATTTTGATAATTCTAATCGTATAGGGCTTGGTAATATTATTGGACATCATGTTATGTTTACTTGTAATATTTCAATTGGAAATTTCAATATTTTAAACGGGACATCAGGTTTTGGTCATGATGTAACTATTGGTGATTTTAATTTATTTGGTCCTAGAACATCTATTTCAGGATGTGTAAAAATTGGTAAATTAAATACATTTAATTTAAACTCCTCAATTATTCAGAATATAACGGTAGGTGACAGAAATACTGTAAATTTGCATTCTTGCTTGTTCAAAAGTATAAAGGATGATGGAGTATATTTTGGTGTTCCAGCAATGAAACAAAAATTTTAA
- a CDS encoding acyl carrier protein, protein MTAENFIKELQEEVFMETEISLMTLETNFKDLDEWDSLTALSLIAHFDFNLGKKLSGDQIKNAVIIQELYNIATA, encoded by the coding sequence ATGACAGCAGAGAATTTTATTAAGGAGTTACAAGAAGAAGTATTTATGGAAACAGAGATTTCTTTAATGACATTAGAAACCAATTTTAAAGATTTAGATGAGTGGGATTCATTAACAGCATTGTCTTTGATTGCGCATTTTGATTTTAATTTAGGAAAGAAACTATCGGGTGATCAAATAAAAAACGCGGTAATTATTCAGGAATTATATAATATAGCTACAGCATAA
- a CDS encoding phosphopantetheine-binding protein: MKHLTDINSDAKLRDDIGLDSFDLAELTVRIEEDTDIDIFSNGIVSTVGEILDILEAK; this comes from the coding sequence ATGAAACATTTAACAGATATTAATTCAGACGCAAAATTGCGTGATGATATTGGATTAGATTCTTTTGATCTAGCAGAATTAACCGTTCGTATAGAGGAAGATACTGATATTGATATATTCTCTAATGGAATTGTTTCTACTGTAGGAGAAATTTTGGATATATTGGAGGCTAAATAA
- a CDS encoding ketoacyl-ACP synthase III — MFTVKGVKLSSIVGVAPAYIEDNLTNSIFNDSDDAEKYVKTVGVRYRRVTDEDTCTADLFVPAFNKQMDLLKWDKSEVGILIVITQTPEYVVPLQSIILQDRLGLEQTCLCLDVPLGCSGYIYGSFLIASLMQSHQIKKGVLLAGDTLTKQASKKDRSTQPLFSDAATATAFELDATASDMFFDLGNDGSGFQNIMINDGGYRNRFSEESLEYVEKGDGICLRGIDATMIGTEVFSFAISTAPKTVNQLIGQYNIDFDSLDYFVFHQANKYLNEMIRKRLKLPVEKVPYSLYDYGNSASATIPITILDKIQNEIQEKPLKMILSGFGVGLSWGAMYVETNNVIVTPIIHI, encoded by the coding sequence ATGTTTACAGTAAAAGGGGTAAAATTAAGTTCAATCGTTGGTGTAGCCCCTGCTTATATCGAGGATAATTTGACCAATTCCATCTTTAATGATTCAGATGATGCAGAGAAATATGTAAAGACTGTTGGAGTGCGTTATAGAAGAGTAACAGACGAAGATACTTGTACGGCAGATTTATTTGTACCTGCTTTTAACAAACAAATGGATTTGTTAAAGTGGGACAAAAGTGAGGTTGGGATTTTAATTGTTATTACTCAAACACCTGAATATGTTGTGCCTTTGCAAAGTATAATTCTACAAGATCGTTTAGGGTTAGAACAAACATGCCTATGTTTAGATGTTCCATTGGGATGTAGCGGTTATATATATGGCAGTTTTTTGATAGCTTCACTAATGCAGTCACATCAGATAAAAAAAGGTGTTTTATTAGCAGGTGATACGTTAACAAAGCAAGCTTCGAAGAAAGATAGAAGTACACAGCCTTTATTCTCCGATGCTGCTACTGCAACTGCATTTGAATTGGATGCAACTGCATCAGATATGTTTTTTGATTTAGGGAATGATGGCTCTGGATTTCAAAACATTATGATTAATGATGGTGGTTATCGTAATCGTTTTTCTGAAGAATCATTGGAATATGTTGAGAAGGGGGATGGTATATGCCTAAGAGGAATTGATGCGACGATGATAGGGACTGAGGTGTTTTCATTTGCAATATCAACGGCGCCGAAAACAGTTAATCAGTTAATTGGTCAATACAATATAGATTTTGACAGTTTAGATTATTTTGTTTTTCATCAGGCTAATAAGTATTTAAATGAAATGATTCGTAAGCGATTGAAATTACCTGTCGAAAAAGTTCCCTATTCCCTATATGATTACGGGAACTCTGCTTCTGCTACTATTCCTATTACAATATTAGATAAAATACAAAATGAGATTCAAGAAAAACCATTGAAAATGATTCTTTCAGGCTTTGGAGTTGGTTTGTCATGGGGAGCTATGTATGTTGAGACTAATAATGTAATTGTAACTCCAATAATTCACATCTAG
- a CDS encoding glycosyltransferase family 4 protein, which produces MNILFLTLVKINTLDERGIYTDLLRKFRDEGHNVSVVTPLERRENKPTQLVKESDVSILKVRTFNLQKTNIVEKGLGTLAVEYQYLNAIKSYFTAVKFDLVLYSTPPITFSKVIDYIKKRDNAYSYLLLKDIFPQNAVDMKMLKDGGMLHKMFLRKEQKLYELSDTIGCMSVANKEYVITHNPYLNPNNVEVNPNSIEPIPSFQVSPEYKEIKIKYSLPLDKKIFVYGGNLGKPQGLNFLLETIETNVNVNVFFLVVGSGTEYGRIEKWFIEKQVKNAKLISGLKKSDYDLLLNACDVGMIFLDKDFTIPNFPSRLLSYLEMSKPVIAATDEVTDLGDILEANKCGFKIIAGDIVNMHKVIDEICSNEEMYKIMCKNSIDLLHKEYTVGRSYSLIKNKIENV; this is translated from the coding sequence ATGAATATTCTTTTTTTGACCTTAGTTAAAATAAACACCCTAGATGAACGGGGAATTTATACTGATTTGCTGCGCAAGTTTAGAGATGAAGGGCATAATGTTTCAGTTGTAACACCTTTAGAACGTAGGGAAAATAAACCGACTCAATTAGTCAAAGAATCAGATGTAAGTATTTTAAAAGTACGCACATTTAATCTGCAAAAAACAAATATAGTAGAAAAGGGATTAGGAACTTTAGCTGTTGAGTATCAGTATTTAAATGCAATTAAAAGTTATTTCACGGCTGTTAAATTTGATTTGGTTTTATATTCAACACCACCAATTACTTTTTCTAAAGTGATTGATTATATTAAAAAACGAGATAATGCCTATTCCTATTTATTATTAAAAGATATTTTCCCACAAAATGCGGTGGATATGAAAATGCTAAAGGATGGTGGGATGCTTCATAAAATGTTTTTAAGAAAAGAACAAAAGTTGTATGAGTTATCAGATACTATTGGATGTATGTCCGTTGCAAATAAAGAATATGTAATAACTCATAATCCATATTTAAACCCAAATAATGTGGAAGTTAACCCAAATTCAATCGAACCAATACCGTCTTTTCAAGTCTCTCCAGAATACAAAGAAATTAAGATAAAGTATAGCTTGCCATTAGACAAAAAGATTTTTGTGTATGGAGGCAATCTTGGGAAGCCACAAGGCTTAAATTTTCTTTTAGAGACAATAGAGACTAATGTAAATGTGAATGTATTCTTTTTGGTCGTTGGTTCTGGTACTGAATATGGCCGAATTGAAAAGTGGTTTATTGAAAAACAAGTAAAAAACGCAAAATTAATATCTGGTTTAAAGAAGTCAGATTATGATTTACTATTAAATGCCTGTGATGTTGGAATGATTTTTTTGGATAAGGATTTTACAATTCCCAACTTTCCTTCACGACTATTATCTTATTTAGAAATGAGTAAGCCAGTTATTGCAGCAACTGACGAAGTTACTGATCTAGGGGATATATTAGAAGCTAATAAATGTGGTTTCAAGATTATAGCAGGTGATATTGTAAACATGCATAAAGTAATTGATGAAATTTGTTCTAACGAAGAGATGTATAAAATAATGTGCAAAAACTCCATCGATTTATTACATAAGGAATATACAGTGGGTCGTTCTTATTCTCTTATCAAAAATAAAATAGAAAATGTATAA
- a CDS encoding DegT/DnrJ/EryC1/StrS family aminotransferase, whose protein sequence is MNQKIWLSSPHMGGNEQKFVNEAFDTNWVAPLGPNVNGLEQDLEKYLGNGAHVGALSSGTAAIHLGLILLGVQAGDEVLCQSMTFSASANPILYLGAKPVFIDSEMETWNLCPVSLEEAIKDRIAIGNKPKAIIAVHLYGVPYQVEAIKAISDKYNIPVLEDSAEALGSSYKGQKCGTFGDIGVLSFNGNKIITTSGGGAIVTKSKELKERAVFFATQSRDNAPHYQHSEIGYNYRMSNISAGIGRGQMEVLDAHVQLRRDMQAFYLDLFQDIATVNVFTVPSTDYFANYWLSAILIEPNTAKGIDRETLRLAFEAANIESRPLWKPMHLQPIFEQYPYYGSNVAEILFEKGLCLPSGSNLSDEERVRIKKVVFDFFK, encoded by the coding sequence ATGAATCAAAAAATATGGCTTTCCTCCCCACATATGGGAGGCAACGAGCAAAAATTTGTAAACGAAGCTTTTGATACCAACTGGGTAGCACCATTGGGACCAAATGTCAATGGTTTGGAGCAGGATTTAGAAAAATATTTAGGAAATGGAGCTCATGTTGGCGCTTTAAGTTCCGGGACAGCAGCGATTCATTTGGGACTCATTTTATTGGGAGTTCAGGCTGGTGACGAAGTGCTTTGTCAGAGTATGACTTTTTCGGCTTCGGCTAATCCCATTTTATATTTGGGTGCTAAGCCTGTTTTTATTGATAGTGAAATGGAGACTTGGAATCTTTGTCCCGTGTCATTAGAAGAAGCCATTAAAGATAGAATTGCCATAGGAAATAAACCCAAAGCGATTATAGCGGTGCATTTGTATGGTGTGCCTTATCAGGTTGAAGCCATTAAGGCTATTTCGGATAAATATAACATTCCGGTTTTAGAAGATAGTGCGGAGGCTTTGGGAAGTTCTTACAAAGGACAAAAATGCGGAACATTCGGTGATATTGGAGTCCTATCATTTAACGGAAACAAAATTATTACAACTTCAGGTGGGGGAGCAATAGTTACTAAAAGTAAGGAGTTAAAAGAGAGAGCAGTATTTTTTGCCACTCAATCTAGAGATAATGCACCACATTATCAGCATTCGGAAATAGGATATAATTACAGAATGAGTAACATTAGTGCCGGAATAGGTCGAGGTCAAATGGAGGTACTTGATGCGCATGTGCAATTGCGTCGTGACATGCAAGCTTTTTACTTGGATTTATTTCAAGATATAGCGACAGTTAATGTTTTTACAGTCCCGAGCACGGATTATTTTGCTAATTATTGGTTGAGTGCCATCTTAATTGAACCCAATACAGCGAAAGGAATCGATCGGGAAACGTTGCGTCTGGCTTTTGAAGCTGCCAATATTGAATCACGACCATTGTGGAAACCGATGCACTTGCAACCTATTTTTGAACAATATCCGTATTACGGCAGCAATGTAGCCGAAATTTTGTTTGAAAAAGGATTGTGCCTACCCTCTGGTTCTAATCTAAGTGACGAAGAAAGAGTAAGGATAAAAAAAGTAGTATTTGATTTTTTTAAATAG
- a CDS encoding ANL family adenylate-forming protein: MFYINENESVSFSYEDLVRYLNESNSVIINPYKIKTVDLFLNLIKALIHNQNVTLLDQDFTDSEIISLVGEKYTEKVVYVERLGLDSFKSYLKLITESKSQITIYTSGTTGLPKKVVHSVSSFSREIKTGPKFDSSIWGLAFNATHMAGLQVFFQALFNSNTLVDLFNIDAVTINRSILKYEISHISATPTFYRLLNSKDIFFNDVKSVTLGGEKSDDNLYRIVKRMFPFAKIKNIYASTEAGSLLCSEGEFFYIPERLKDKIVIKENVLYINESLLGQMSNLLIENGWYCSGDVIEWKHDSDHYFKLIGKSNEMINVGGYKVNPHEVELELRSIDGIENAFVFGKANSVLGNLICAEIVLEKGAEIEEKKIKDILGMKLQQFKIPRKIFFVDKLNLNRTGKISRANVTK; encoded by the coding sequence ATGTTTTACATTAACGAAAATGAATCAGTATCCTTTAGTTATGAAGATCTTGTCAGGTACTTAAATGAATCAAATAGTGTTATTATAAATCCATATAAAATCAAAACTGTGGACTTGTTTCTTAATTTGATTAAGGCATTGATCCATAACCAAAATGTAACCTTGTTGGATCAGGATTTTACAGATTCCGAAATAATTTCGCTTGTTGGTGAAAAATATACTGAGAAAGTGGTCTATGTAGAAAGATTGGGACTAGATTCTTTTAAATCATATTTGAAGTTAATAACTGAGTCAAAAAGTCAAATTACTATTTATACTTCAGGCACGACTGGACTTCCTAAAAAAGTTGTGCACTCTGTAAGTTCGTTTAGTAGAGAAATTAAGACTGGACCAAAGTTTGACTCTTCAATATGGGGTTTGGCTTTCAATGCTACTCATATGGCGGGTTTACAGGTATTCTTTCAGGCTTTATTTAACAGTAACACTTTGGTTGATTTATTTAATATTGATGCAGTAACCATTAATCGATCGATTTTGAAATATGAAATTTCTCATATTTCAGCAACACCAACATTTTACAGATTACTAAATAGTAAAGATATTTTTTTTAATGATGTTAAGTCTGTTACTTTAGGAGGGGAAAAGTCGGATGATAATTTGTATAGGATAGTTAAAAGAATGTTTCCTTTTGCAAAAATTAAAAATATTTACGCTTCAACTGAAGCAGGATCATTGTTGTGTTCAGAAGGTGAATTTTTTTATATCCCGGAGCGGTTGAAGGATAAAATTGTTATTAAAGAAAATGTACTCTACATTAATGAGTCATTATTAGGGCAAATGTCGAATCTTTTGATAGAAAATGGCTGGTACTGTAGTGGCGATGTTATTGAATGGAAACATGATTCAGATCATTATTTCAAATTGATTGGTAAATCAAACGAAATGATAAATGTAGGGGGATACAAAGTAAATCCGCATGAAGTAGAATTAGAACTAAGGAGTATCGATGGAATTGAGAATGCTTTTGTATTTGGGAAAGCAAATTCTGTATTAGGAAATCTTATCTGTGCGGAGATTGTTTTAGAAAAAGGAGCTGAAATAGAAGAGAAAAAAATTAAAGATATTTTAGGGATGAAATTACAACAATTTAAAATTCCGCGTAAAATATTTTTTGTTGATAAGTTAAATTTAAATCGAACAGGAAAAATAAGCAGAGCAAATGTTACAAAGTAA
- a CDS encoding 3-oxoacyl-ACP synthase III family protein, producing the protein METVFKNICIVGVATVVPEKVLKLDSLSSVYGEEEVRKIIATTGVKEVRITDDSTTASDLCYQSAEHLIEQMDIVKDEIDGLVFVSQTNDYCLPQTSNVLQSRLGLNENVFCLDIRLGCSGYVVGLFQASLLINSGACKNVLVLAGDTTSKLINPKDKSLRMVFGDAGSATYVTRGIDDIGFKIHNKGSGFSELIVPAGGFRKPVSNLTANEIMDQDGNVRSENDLYMNGTEIFNFAINKVPKLVDDLLEKARWSKTEVDLFLFHQANNFMVEYLRRKLKIIPEKVPLGVETYGNTGPCSIPLLLSHISDKPITKDKVLMCGFGVGLSWAGCYTNLSKTKFFKTIDYKVY; encoded by the coding sequence TTGGAAACAGTATTTAAAAATATCTGCATTGTTGGGGTTGCTACAGTCGTTCCGGAAAAGGTTTTAAAATTAGATTCATTAAGTTCTGTATATGGTGAGGAAGAAGTTCGTAAAATCATTGCTACTACAGGGGTTAAAGAAGTGCGAATAACGGATGATTCAACTACAGCTTCAGATTTATGTTATCAAAGTGCAGAACATTTGATAGAGCAGATGGATATAGTAAAAGATGAAATAGATGGACTAGTATTTGTTTCTCAGACTAATGATTATTGTTTACCACAAACTAGCAATGTTTTACAAAGCCGATTAGGACTTAATGAAAATGTTTTTTGTTTAGATATCAGATTAGGGTGCAGTGGTTATGTTGTTGGCTTGTTCCAGGCTTCTTTATTGATAAATTCAGGTGCTTGTAAAAATGTATTGGTTTTAGCAGGAGATACGACTTCTAAACTAATAAATCCTAAAGACAAGTCTTTACGAATGGTTTTTGGAGACGCTGGTTCGGCGACATATGTTACAAGAGGTATTGATGATATTGGTTTTAAAATTCATAATAAAGGTTCAGGATTTTCAGAGTTAATAGTTCCTGCCGGAGGATTCAGAAAACCAGTTTCAAATCTAACTGCAAATGAAATAATGGATCAAGATGGAAATGTCAGATCTGAAAATGACTTGTATATGAATGGTACTGAAATTTTTAATTTTGCTATAAATAAAGTGCCAAAGTTAGTTGATGATCTATTAGAAAAAGCTAGATGGTCTAAAACTGAAGTTGATTTATTTTTATTTCATCAGGCCAATAATTTTATGGTTGAATATTTACGCCGTAAATTGAAAATTATTCCTGAAAAAGTGCCTTTAGGAGTTGAAACTTATGGAAATACTGGGCCATGTTCGATACCGTTGTTGTTAAGCCATATTTCAGATAAACCAATTACTAAGGATAAAGTTTTAATGTGTGGTTTTGGTGTTGGATTATCTTGGGCAGGCTGCTATACAAATCTGTCAAAAACAAAATTTTTTAAAACAATTGATTATAAAGTATATTAA
- a CDS encoding SDR family NAD(P)-dependent oxidoreductase: MIFNNRFDINNKNILITGATSGIGFATCRLLINLGCSLYVVGRNTEKLEELEILGEGKVVSIEADLRNIDDIKMIVENVSKIDGFVHSAGVVNSIPLQFINREFLEMERSLNYDAFLFLTQMLVKKKKINSCGSIVSLASIAAHFAIPGSSLYCGNKAALIATSKVFAKELANKKIRVNTVSPGIVRTEMVNNAEGQHLTKEDLVLDEQKYPLGYGEPDDVAYCITFLLSDASKWMTGQDIILDGGRTCYV, encoded by the coding sequence ATGATTTTTAACAATAGATTTGATATTAATAATAAAAACATCTTAATAACAGGAGCTACTTCAGGAATTGGTTTTGCAACATGTCGATTGTTAATAAATTTAGGATGTTCACTCTATGTAGTTGGTAGAAATACAGAAAAACTTGAAGAACTGGAAATTCTAGGTGAAGGAAAAGTTGTATCTATTGAAGCTGATTTGCGAAATATTGATGATATAAAAATGATTGTAGAGAATGTTTCTAAAATTGATGGGTTTGTTCACTCTGCAGGAGTAGTTAATAGTATTCCTTTACAATTTATTAATCGTGAATTTCTTGAAATGGAGCGATCATTAAATTATGATGCTTTTTTGTTTTTAACACAAATGTTGGTAAAAAAGAAGAAAATTAATTCTTGTGGGTCTATTGTTTCACTTGCTTCAATTGCGGCTCATTTCGCTATACCTGGTAGCTCTCTTTATTGTGGGAACAAAGCTGCTCTTATAGCTACTTCAAAAGTTTTTGCAAAAGAGTTAGCCAATAAAAAAATAAGAGTTAATACAGTTTCGCCTGGAATTGTCAGAACTGAAATGGTTAATAATGCTGAAGGACAGCATTTAACAAAAGAAGACCTTGTTTTGGATGAACAAAAATATCCTTTGGGATATGGTGAACCTGATGATGTTGCTTATTGCATTACTTTTTTACTTTCAGATGCGAGTAAATGGATGACGGGTCAGGATATTATATTAGATGGAGGTAGAACTTGTTATGTTTAA
- a CDS encoding aromatic ring-hydroxylating oxygenase subunit alpha produces MIQKLTPFHYTNKEYFETEIKDVFEANWQFACMKSELSERFSYFVVEYNQNSYFVTNTGKDGIRAFKNVCSHRANKIFINDFGKRPIMCLYHNWTYNSEGKPINAFAKEFFETPEESDLLLDQYEVQIVGDFVFVNIGKSAKTIEDQLGIFYNKLIDISEGLGKKITYTCNLHQCNWKLLSENVLECYHCLPVHKNSLVERLGIGLKPFVNFDFFNGNSSGHLPVEKNETSLKRKKILKYLDNREFKHDTYYHLFIYPNLFISSTEGISFYIGHALPNSFCETNLRTRYFECKINNMEDYRNYQDVVNVDIVNFGNEILNEDKEIIQNVQKGLTMSNKSLYLNKEEFRIKEFHEHYCSQINTYDF; encoded by the coding sequence ATGATACAGAAACTTACACCATTTCATTATACCAATAAAGAATATTTCGAAACAGAAATTAAAGATGTTTTTGAAGCCAATTGGCAATTTGCCTGTATGAAATCTGAGTTGTCAGAAAGATTCAGTTATTTTGTAGTTGAATATAATCAAAACTCCTATTTTGTTACGAATACAGGAAAAGATGGAATCCGTGCATTTAAAAATGTCTGTTCGCATCGTGCCAATAAAATATTTATTAATGATTTTGGGAAAAGACCAATAATGTGTTTATACCATAATTGGACGTATAATAGTGAAGGAAAACCAATTAATGCTTTTGCAAAAGAATTCTTTGAAACGCCGGAAGAATCAGATTTATTACTAGACCAATATGAAGTTCAGATTGTTGGTGACTTTGTTTTTGTGAATATTGGAAAATCAGCAAAAACAATTGAAGATCAATTGGGGATTTTTTACAACAAACTAATTGATATATCCGAAGGATTAGGAAAAAAAATAACATATACTTGTAATTTGCATCAGTGTAATTGGAAGTTGCTATCGGAAAATGTTTTGGAGTGTTATCATTGTTTGCCTGTTCATAAAAATTCGTTGGTGGAACGCCTTGGTATTGGTCTAAAGCCATTTGTAAACTTTGATTTTTTCAATGGAAATTCCTCTGGTCATTTACCTGTAGAAAAGAATGAAACGTCACTAAAAAGAAAAAAAATACTTAAGTATCTTGATAATAGAGAATTTAAACATGATACCTATTATCATTTATTTATTTATCCGAATTTATTCATTTCTTCAACTGAAGGGATTTCTTTTTATATTGGTCACGCTTTACCTAATAGTTTTTGTGAGACTAATCTTCGTACCCGATATTTTGAATGTAAAATTAATAATATGGAGGACTATCGTAATTATCAGGATGTTGTAAATGTTGATATAGTTAATTTTGGGAATGAGATTTTAAATGAAGACAAAGAGATAATTCAGAATGTTCAAAAGGGATTAACGATGAGTAACAAAAGTTTGTATCTTAATAAGGAAGAGTTTAGGATAAAAGAATTTCATGAACATTATTGTTCACAAATAAATACTTATGATTTTTAA